A section of the Macaca thibetana thibetana isolate TM-01 chromosome 10, ASM2454274v1, whole genome shotgun sequence genome encodes:
- the TTLL12 gene encoding LOW QUALITY PROTEIN: tubulin--tyrosine ligase-like protein 12 (The sequence of the model RefSeq protein was modified relative to this genomic sequence to represent the inferred CDS: inserted 1 base in 1 codon), whose protein sequence is MEAERRPERPPAERSSPGQTPEEGAEALAEFAALHGPALRASGVPERYWGRLLHKLEHEVFDAGEVFGIMQVEEVEEEEDEAAREVRKKQPNPGSELCYKVIVTRESGLQAANPNSIFLIDHAWTCRVEHARQQLQQVPGLLHRMANLMGIEFHGELPSAEAVALVLEEMWKFNQTYQLAHGTAEEKMPVWYIMDEFGSRIQHADVPSFATAPFFYMPQQLAYTLLWPLRDLDTGEEVTRDFAYGETDPLIRKCMLLPWAPTDMLDLSSCTPEPPAEHYQAILEENKEKLPLDINPVVHPHDHIFKVYTDVQQVASSLTHPRFTLTQSEADADILFNFSHFKDYRKLSQERPGVLLNQFPCENLLTVKDCLASIARRAGGPEGPPWLPRTFNLRTELPQFVSYFQQRERWGEDNHWICKPWNLARSLDTHVTKSLHSIIRHRESTPKVVSKYIESPVLFLREDVGKVKFDIRYVVLLRSVKPLRLFVYDVFWLRFSNRAFALNDLDDYEKHFTVMNYDPDVVLKQVHCEEFIPEFEKQYPEFPWTDVQAEIFRAFTELFQVACAKPPPLGLCDYPSSRAMYAVDLMLKWDNGPDGKRVMQPQILEVNFNPDCERACRYHPTFFNDVFSTLFLDQPXGCHVTCLV, encoded by the exons ATGGAGGCCGAGCGGCGTCCGGAGCGCCCGCCTGCGGAGCGTAGCAGCCCGGGCCAGACGCCGGAGGAGGGCGCGGAGGCCTTGGCGGAGTTCGCGGCGCTGCACGGCCCGGCGCTGCGCGCTTCGGGGGTCCCCGAACGTTACTGGGGCCGCCTCCTGCACAAGCTGGAGCACGAG GTTTTCGACGCTGGGGAAGTGTTTGGGATCATGCAAGTGGAGgaagtggaagaggaagaggacgAGGCTGCCCGGGAGGTGCGGAAGAAGCAGCCCAACCCGGGGAGCGAGCTGTGCTACAAGGTCATCGTGACCAGGGAGAGCGGGCTCCAGGCAGCCAACCCCAACAG CATCTTCCTCATCGACCATGCCTGGACGTGCCGTGTGGAGCATGCACGCCAGCAGCTGCAGCAGGTGCCTGGGCTGCTGCACCGCATGGCCAACCTGATGGGCATTGAGTTCCACGGTGAGCTGCCCAGTGCGGAGGCTGTGGCCCTGGTACTGGAGGAGATGTGGAAGTTCAACCAGACCTACCAGCTGGCCCATGGG ACAGCCGAGGAGAAGATGCCGGTGTGGTATATCATGGACGAGTTCGGTTCGCGGATCCAGCACGCGGACGTGCCCAGTTTCGCCACGGCACCCTTCTTCTACATGCCCCAGCAGCTGGCCTACACGCTGCTGTGGCCCCTGAGGGACCTGGACACTGGCG AGGAGGTGACCCGAGACTTTGCCTACGGAGAGACAGACCCCCTGATCCGGAAGTGCATGCTGCTGCCCTGGGCCCCCACCGACATGCTGGACCTCAGCTCCTGCACGCCTGAGCCACCCGCCGAGCACTACCAG GCCATTCTGGAGGAAAACAAGGAGAAGCTGCCACTTGACATCAACCCCGTAGTGCACCCCCACGACCACATCTTCAA GGTCTACACGGACGTGCAGCAGGTGGCCAGCAGCCTCACCCACCCGCGCTTCACCCTCACCCAGAGCGAGGCAGACGCTGACATCCTGTTCAACTTCTCACACTTCAAGGACTACAG GAAACTCAGCCAGGAGAGGCCGGGCGTGCTGCTGAACCAGTTCCCCTGCGAAAACCTGCTGACTGTCAAGGACTGCCTGGCCTCCATAGCGCGCCGGGCCGGCGGCCCCGAGGGCCCACCCTGGCTGCCCCGAACCTTCAACCTGCGCACCGAGCTGCCCCAGTTTGTCAGCTACTTCCAGCAGCGGGAAAGGTG GGGCGAGGACAACCACTGGATCTGCAAGCCCTGGAACCTGGCTCGCAGCCTGGACACCCACGTCACCAAGAGCCTGCACAGCATCATCCGGCACCGAGAGAGCACCCCAAAG GTTGTGTCCAAGTACATTGAAAGTCCTGTATTGTTCCTTCGAGAAGACGTGGGAAAGGTGAAGTTTGACATCCGCTACGTCGTGCTGCTGCGGTCAGTGAAGCCCCTGCGGTTGTTCGTGTATGACGTGTTCTGGCTGCGGTTCTCCAACCG GGCCTTCGCACTCAACGACCTAGATGACTACGAGAAGCACTTCACAGTCATGAACTACGACCCGGACGTGGTGCTGAAGCAG GTGCACTGTGAAGAGTTCATCCCCGAGTTTGAGAAGCAATACCCAGAATTTCCCTGGACGGACGTCCAG GCTGAGATCTTCCGGGCCTTCACGGAGCTGTTCCAGGTGGCCTGTGCCAAGCCGCCGCCCCTGGGCCTCTGCGACTACCCCTCATCCCGGGCCATGTATGCTGTCGACCTCATGCTGAAGTGGGACAACGGCCCAGATG GAAAGCGGGTGATGCAGCCGCAGATCCTGGAGGTGAACTTCAACCCCGACTGTGAGCGAGCCTGCAGGTACCACCCCACCTTCTTCAACGACGTCTTCAGCACCTTGTTTCTGGACCAGC GTGGCTGCCACGTTACCTGCCTTGTCTAG